A stretch of the Leopardus geoffroyi isolate Oge1 chromosome B2, O.geoffroyi_Oge1_pat1.0, whole genome shotgun sequence genome encodes the following:
- the LOC123609670 gene encoding olfactory receptor 2W1-like — MGQNNHTSLHGFILLGFSDHPKLEMVLSGVVTLFYFITWVGNTAIILASLLNSHLHTPMYFFLRNLSFLDLCFTTSIIPQMLVNLWGPDKTISYVGCVTQLYVYMWLGSTECLLLAVMSYDRFTAICKPLHYLVIMNPHLCLKMIITVWSISLANSVLLCTLTLNLPRCGNNLLDHFLCELPAMVKIACIDTTTVEMSVFALGIVIVLTPLGLILISYGYIAKAVLRIKSKEGQQKAINTCGSHLTVVSIFYGTIIYMYLQPGNSASKDQGKFLTLFYTIVTPSLNPLVYTLRNKDMKNALRKLVRVDRESTKSKRDQKS, encoded by the coding sequence ATGGGCCAAAACAATCACACTTCTCTGCACGGTTTTATTCTGCTCGGCTTCTCGGACCATCCCAAACTGGAGATGGTCCTATCAGGAGTTGTCACTCTCTTCTACTTCATTACGTGGGTGGGTAACACAGCCATCATCCTTGCATCTCTCCTGAATTCCCATCTCCACACACCGATGTATTTTTTCCTCAGGAACTTATCTTTCCTGGATCTATGTTTCACAACCAGCATCATCCCTCAGATGCTCGTTAACTTGTGGGGACCTGACAAGACCATCAGCTATGTGGGCTGTGTCACTCAACTCTACGTTTATATGTGGTTGGGTTCCACTGAGTGCCTCCTCCTTGCTGTTATGTCCTATGATCGTTTCACAGCTATTTGTAAGCCCCTGCATTATTTGGTAATCATGAACCCACATCTCTGTCTCAAGATGATAATCACAGTCTGGAGCATTAGTTTGGCCAATTCTGTATTATTATGTACACTCACCCTGAATTTGCCTCGATGTGGAAACAACCTTCTGGACCATTTCTTGTGTGAGTTGCCAGCTATGGTCAAGATAGCATGTATAGACACCACAACAGTTGaaatgtctgtttttgctttgggCATTGTCATTGTCCTTACACCACTCGGCCTTATTCTTATATCCTATGGCTACATCGCCAAAGCTGTGCTGAGAATAAAGTCAAAAGAAGGCCAACAAAAAGCAATTAATACCTGTGGATCTCATCTCACTGTCGTGTCCATCTTCTATGGAACTATTATCTACATGTACCTGCAACCAGGTAACAGTGCCTCCAAAGACCAGGGAAAGTTCCTCACCCTCTTTTACACGATCGTCACTCCAAGTCTTAACCCTCTCGTTTATACCCTGCGGAACAAGGACATGAAGAATGCATTGAGGAAGCTAGTGAGAGTTGACCGTGAATCTACAAAATCAAAGAGGGACCAAAAGTCATAG